CCGGGGGACTGaagttgttatgaattatctggaaaagatggggaaagaaGTTGGCAAGAAGGTATGAGTTCGCTAGCATATGATTTATTGTCATTTTCAACACAAAATATTTGCTGAAGTTACGTATGACTGAATGTTCAGATGCACTTGCGGTCTGCTCAGACAAATTCATCATTCCGTAAGCTCTTTAGCCTTCCTCCAGAAGAATTTCTTATCGACGATTTCACCTGCCACCTAAAAAGGAAAATGCCACTTCAGGTAATTAGATGTGTTGAGTTGAATTCACAGTTACTCCCACTGTTCcaaattatttgaagttctacctTTGTCCCAAGTCAAACCTCTCTATATTTGACCAAGTCTATAGAAAATGTGCTAATATCTACAAATCAAATACATGTAGttcgaaaatatattttatgatgaaTCTAATGAAACTAATTTGGATTTGTAGATGTTGACATATTTTTTCTAGACTTGGGTTAAAGTTGAATAAGGTTGAGTTAGGACAAAGCTAGAAATTCAAATAatttggaacagagggagtacaaattaTGTGGTGTGCTGCTCAGCACTGCTGAATTTTGTCTTATGATAGCTGATACATCCCTTTTATGGCATTTAAGTTTTAACTTCTACTAGTATACAGCTAcagccttgtgtgtatgaaatcaGTAGATCCTGTCTTCATCAGATTAGTACCATTGGCGCCTTATTTTGTCATAAAGAAAAGTGAAGAGGAGTCTGCATACCATGGTTCATGGAAAATCAGTACCACGGCTAAGTGATTGTTAATTGTTTATTGCACAGTAACAGTTGCCATAATTTATAACAAATTTGCTGCTACCCTTTTGCATCTTTTGGGGGGTAAAATCAATCGAGAAATTAAACTTTATATTTTTTGCAGGGGCGCCTCTTTCTTTCCCCAAGAATAACTGGGTTTTATTCCAATATATTTGGGCGGAAAACtaagtttttctttctttgggAAGACATTGACGATATCCAGGTTGTTCCACCGTCTCTTTCAACAGTTGGCAGTCCATCCTTGATGATCATCCTCCAGAAGGACAGAGGTCTAGAAGCCAGGCATGGTGCCAAAACACAGGATCCTCAAGGAAGACTGAAGTTCCATTTCCAAACATTTGtttcattcaatgatgctcacaggtgttttattttccttttcccttttgccatttgtttttatttctttcgtGTCTACAGAGTTTGAGCAAGACATTTCCAATGACATGTGTGAAGGTCTGAAAAAAATTGGCGCTCCAAAAACACTATTTTTTTGAAGCATTTTGGAGCactgatttttttatttttgtccaGGCCTCCAGGAATGTGACTTCATGAAAATTTGCACACAGGCAGAAAACTAATGTTTGTTGTGAAAAAGAATCAGAATTTTtgaattttatttctgttttggggattttactgttcatagctGGAGCATTTGAGCTCGGGATTAGAAGGACACTTTCGTCCACACGACTACCACTCTAAAATTTGTATGACCATATGCACACACAATAGAAAGACACTCCCTCCATCTATAATGAAGATCATTCGACTTTTTTGCAGTCTTTCATGGAAGACTTCAATGACATTTTCTGAACATGATAGGATATGAAAAATAAGAACCAAACAGAGAAGAATTTTGCAAGAAAAATCTAAAACATTATTTTCATGCAGTGGATCTTTCCATTTTTCATACACTTCAGATGGCATGACAACTTGAAAGTCTAGACAGAGGGATTAATTGATATCAGGCTATCCCACGCACATTTTCACAATAATACAGCATGCAAACCAATATCTTGCTATACTTCTGTTAAGAtcatttgatttattttttaatCCTATTCTTCCATTTCAGTTTTCCATGAATTTCTCTTATCAAGTAGTTGATGATATACCAATCTGATGTCTAACAGAGTTATCATGGCACTTTGGAAAATGCGGTCATCTGGTCTAGAACAAAAGGGAGAGATGATCGAACCTGAACCAAAACAGCTCCCCTGTGAAGAAGTTCCTCTGTTGGGCAACGAAGACGTAAAAATGATAGAAGTCTACTCGGCCGTTCTTTCTGTTGATGTGGGCCTTGCTCTCTGTCAATGAACGCATGTTTTGCACCTTGTATAATGCACTTGTAAAAGCATCTGTTTAAACCTCTTGAACTATGTACTAGCAGGTCAATGCCTTGATGGAGATGTTCTCCGGAGGTCCATTGGAACACAAGGTGATGCAGAAGGCTGGTTGTGTTGACTACTCACCAACAGAATGGGAGCCAGTAAACCGAAACGTATACCAGCGGCAGATCAGCTTTAGGTTTGATAAAAGTTCGTCAAAATATGGAGGAGAAGCAACAACCAAGCAACAAAAATATAACTTACAGAATCGAGACGGGTGGGTCCTTGAGGAGGTCATGACCCTCCAAGGCGTCCTGCATGAAGACTATACGAGTGTGAGATAACTTGGATAATCAAGACTGGATCTGATGAAAATGCTTGCATGTTTAACGTCATATTGCAGGATCATGACATTCTTTCTCTCCCAACATTGCAGATCCAGCTCAAGTACCACATGATGAGCACGTCATTGAAACCAAACACCTGCAGTATTCAGGTGATGTTAGGGATTGTCTGGTTGAAGGGCACTAGGCACCAAAAGAAGGCTACAAAGAATGTCATGTCGAATTCCACCAACAGGCTGAAGGAAATATTCTCAGAAGTCGAAAAGGAGCTTTCATCAAGAAAAGGTACCCATTCAGCACACCAGATTGATTCTTTCCGGTAGAAAATCGCTGAAACGAGCCTGGACTCAATTTTACAGAAATGCTGCTGCTCTGATGAAAAATAGTCTCCAGTGCTAACTAGTACTTTTGCAATGTTGTTCCAGGTGTGAGTTAACGCAGAGCAGCGACTAGATTGCTCGATTCGGTCGCCCAATTAGATTAAAAGAAGACACCAAAGATCGGCAGTCATGATGATCATAACATAGTTCGGCGCGGCAGTATCACTGCCTGCTTCACCCCTTTGCCAACCCAGTATTTTTGCACAGATGGCCAGCATATCAACTGACAAAGATATATTTCTCCTCCAAGCGCATTTGATCAATCTGATGTTACACCACAAGATTATATGAATGGAATGTAGACTTCCCTGTAAGAATTGTTAGTAGTTCTTGTGATACACCAACAGACATGCCAGTCATTATCCCCATTCAGATATTGTAGAGTTTCTATGTACACCATATAGTACCAGGATGACAGAATTCAAGTTCGTACCACCATCGAGCTGAACAGCAAatgagcagtgcattaaggagaACTACAGGAAACTGGTCCACTGTTGCCAATCGTTTAAATTGGCACTATTGCGAGATGTCCATTGCTACATGAAACATATAAATATGTGGcacaaacagaaaaaaataactCCATGGCAGAGAGGAAAAAAGAAtggtatttatttttttgaggacAAGTAGGCATTTCAGCAAAGAAGTTTTCTGCCATCCAAACTTCTGATTCTGGCTCAAAGGCCAGTTACAAACAAAGCCAAAAGGGAATACAAAACGCCACTTGAAATACAAGCGTCAGCAATTCGATTCAACATAAGAATAATCTACAAAGCTGCTGCCTCCGCTGCTGCAGGTTCTTCAATCTTCATCTTATAGAAAAGGTCGAGAACATCTGCATGGTTTCGGACACTTCCAGGAGATACCGAGAGCAGCTGCTGGGCAATTTCATGCCTCCCCTCTTTGAACAGACCTTGAAACAAGCGCATGTAAACTGTTCTTGATGGGAACTCCTTTGAAGACATTGCGTTTAGCAGACCCAGGGCATCATCCACGGTCCCAGATTTCAAAATGTGAGTGACAAATGGATTAATATAAGGCGGAAATCCATTACTTTTCATTAAACCTAGCACATCAAATGCTTCTTTAAGATGCCCTTGGCGGATCAACTTGTGGATCAAATACTTGTAGGTACTTTGCCAAGGAACCACATCCTTTTTCAGCACCAGGTCCTTCAGAACTTTGAACGCTTCCTTTGCTTCTTTCTTCCGGCACAGCCCATACACAAGGACCTCAAGAGCACTACCAACCTGATTGCCACTTCTTCTTTCCAGCATTTCGGGGAAGCATGAAACTGCCATATCAACATCGTCACCAAGGGAATACTTCTGAACCAAAGCAGACCATACAAGTGGATCCAACTTATGCCCTGATTTTTCCACACGAGCCAAATGTTTGCGCGCTGTTTCCAGATTCCCAGCATCACACATTGCAAGAACAGCTTTGCCATGCACAGTGCTGTCTGGTGCAAAACCACCTTCCTCCATGGCCTTCAACACCCTACCACTCTCACCAAGCCTTTCTACGCTTCTCAGTGACTTGATAACAGCATCAAACATAGAAGCCTTCACCTCATTCCCCGCCTTCTGATAGATCCGCACAAGCCTCATCACCAGCTTCAGATCCATATCATCCCTCACAACAAGCTTCTTCAATAAGAAGACAAAATCCTGAGCCGATGGCTTCTCCGTCCCCCCCATTGCAAACCGGAACAAGTCCACTGCATCCTCAAACATCTTCCTCTTGAGAAACCTGTCAATGAGAATAACGTACACCTCTTTATCCATCCCAACCTCCTTGCTACTCATCTTCCGCAGGACCTCCCGGAACTCCTCGATGCAATCCTCCCGGCCAATGATCTTTGACATTGCATTGTAAGCCTTGCCCCAGTTGATCCCTGCCCCAGCAGACTGCTCCACCCAATTAAAGAACGCCATTGCCTGTCGCGGGAACTGTCCAACCTTCTCCACAACCAGTGCCACCATCTCATCAGTCACCTCAACGCCCAACTCATTCAGCTTGTCCAACTTAGATAGCTCATCGGCATCTGAGCGGAGAATCTTGCACGCCTCCGCCACCGCTGCGTTCCTGGCGTGCGCGGAGAAGGCCTTCTGGATCATGTCGGCGTCCTTGGACATGCCATTGGACCGGAAACTCTCCGTGGCGGCCTGGAGGGTGGTCTTCGAGATGCCGTAGCCCTTGGAACGCATCGAGGAGACGAGTGACCAGAAATGGGCGGCGTCGCTGTTGGCGGCGGCGAGTTGGAGCATGGAGTTGAAGCACTTGGAGTTGAGGACGGCGGCGTCAGGGTGGGATGCGGCCCAGGAGAAGAAGCGGGAGGCGGCGGGGTAATTGGAGGCGAGGTCCGGGTGGACAAGGAGGGCGGGGATGGTATTGGGGTGGGAGAGGTTGATGCCGGCTGACTGGATCGCGGTGGTGGGATCCGCCGGCAGGGATGGTTGGAAGAATATGGCAGCGATGGAGGAGCCGGACATGAGGCGATggtgggggaggagggaggagaggcggCATAGACGACCGCCGCCGGAGTTGAGGACGGCGCGgagcatggcggcggcggcggcggcggcgcaggagGATGGGGGTTGGAACTGAAAATGGGGGTTTAGCCTGTTAGGGTTGACCCGGTTGCTCTCTGGGCATTTGGAATGAAGAAAAATGGGGCTTTAGAACTAAAACGGGGGTTTAGCCCGTTTTCGCAAATACAGTATTTTCTTTTGGACAACACTATGCAGCGGCGCCGCACCTGCGGCTTCCGTGCGGCGGCCAGCTAATCATCATTCTaataaaaaaatagaattgcTTTACTAATCAGATTACTTTAAAAAGCATTAGGATGCTTCGGTCAAATCCCTCTCTCTTCCTCGTGCATGCATACATGTATGGAATGATGTTATCAAGATTCcctttgatgtttgaaactaaaaaaagttttatctacaaaactattaattcaatcgatgatccgctttcatcattgactttctcgcgatgagttcttcgaaactagattcATGTCAACATGTTCTGTCatattttttttctgttcatacttgccacattttttgacctacttgtcatattattaaccacttacttgcctgAGAAAAATAACTTAATTGTCACTTTTTAATGTTGATTCGTACAAATCCTTGTAGCAGTTTTcgttatacatgatataaaagtATGTTATAGGTTGTGTTTTCTAATTTAAATATACCAACTTGTCATATTTATATATAACTTTGCCAGAAAACTATTTTGTTTGCTTGTTAGTTTAACTATgcgagttgtcatatttacaaagaTGATAAAAAAAACTTCTTGTGGTCaccggttttaaatatgttgagttgtcatatttttgcgcGCAATCATctaaaaaaagttgtttgtgcttgccagtttgattatgtcgagatgtcatatttatacacaatttcaaaaaatatgacgattaagttattttttatcacacAAGTAAGttcttactaatatgacaagtaagtgcaacaaatgtggtaagtacggcaaaaaaaagttgtcgaaacaggtcgacatgggatctagttttgaagatttcgtcgaaacaaagtcaatggcgaaaacagatcatcgatcgaattaacggtttaagagataaaagtttttgaatttcggTCATTTAGAGAGAATCTGATGACATCATTGTATGCATGCATGATAAAGAGAGATGAGTTTGGCTGCACTGTAGCACTGTGTTGTTTCGGGGATAGAAAAAATTACATCACCTAATCACGCGTCAAGAAATCACATATggcttcaaaaaaaaaatcaaacgtgaGTGGAGAGCCACCGCATGGGAAAGCAGCGGTGCACACGCTACTGATTagattttcccttttctttttggcAAGTACTGTGGTCTAAAAGATTTTATATTACACTTCTTTTGAACTGAAGATTTTATATTACAGAGTACTAGGAGGGAGTAGCATCTTTATTGTTCACTTGCTCACGCTGCACGTGAAAACGGAAATAGATGAAAGTAAATTGTTCATTTCACTTAAAATACGTTAGTGGACGTCCGTTGGAGTAGAAAAAAAGTAAGGGGGCTAGCCTGTTTAATTCTATGAAATCCCATCTTACCATGTTAGCGTAGAGGGCGATGCAACAACGTACCTCCATTGCGGTCGTCGATCGACGGAAACCGCTGTTGCATCCCCGCCTCTTCCTCCTCACACGCCTTCTCTTCCGGCTCGCACATAACTCGTCCCCTACGTCGCATTTGTCCCTCCTTCACCTAACTGTTGTCCTAATCTCGATCCCGGCTGAACACGATGGCCAGGTCGATGTCAGCCCTAACCTCGACCCCCATGTTGCTGACAACATCAACCCCGACCCAGGTCGCCGTCAGCCCCAACCTCGATGCGTAGGTCACCGCCAACAAGTAGTAAATCTTGTCCACTAACTAAATTGTTCACATGTTGATCTTTAGCTCTTGTGCACTGAATAAGTCCGGTGTATACTTGTATGAGATTGTTAAATGGGATCCCACTTATGCATATTTCCCTACAGGGGAGTTATTGGTATATCCTTTCTCTTAGGGGTGTGGATTTTCACAAAAACCATGGATGCTAGGAGTATATAAATTTTAAACATCCACACTAAGGCTAGGCTGAAGAGGAAAGAAGAAATTAAGTTGCCCGTCATGGAAGTTGGAAAACTAGAGTAGGAAGAGATGAGAGTATGAGAGAGTTGTGATTGCGGAGAGGGGTGTTAGCATTGTGGTCGATCAAGACTGACCATAATCACATCATGTGTAACTATAACCTGTTGTCGGCTCTCACTGAAGATAGAACCATGAGTAATGTTATATATACAACAATTTTCATTTGGTCGTAATACGACA
This genomic stretch from Hordeum vulgare subsp. vulgare chromosome 6H, MorexV3_pseudomolecules_assembly, whole genome shotgun sequence harbors:
- the LOC123401557 gene encoding pentatricopeptide repeat-containing protein At3g02490, mitochondrial-like: MLRAVLNSGGGRLCRLSSLLPHHRLMSGSSIAAIFFQPSLPADPTTAIQSAGINLSHPNTIPALLVHPDLASNYPAASRFFSWAASHPDAAVLNSKCFNSMLQLAAANSDAAHFWSLVSSMRSKGYGISKTTLQAATESFRSNGMSKDADMIQKAFSAHARNAAVAEACKILRSDADELSKLDKLNELGVEVTDEMVALVVEKVGQFPRQAMAFFNWVEQSAGAGINWGKAYNAMSKIIGREDCIEEFREVLRKMSSKEVGMDKEVYVILIDRFLKRKMFEDAVDLFRFAMGGTEKPSAQDFVFLLKKLVVRDDMDLKLVMRLVRIYQKAGNEVKASMFDAVIKSLRSVERLGESGRVLKAMEEGGFAPDSTVHGKAVLAMCDAGNLETARKHLARVEKSGHKLDPLVWSALVQKYSLGDDVDMAVSCFPEMLERRSGNQVGSALEVLVYGLCRKKEAKEAFKVLKDLVLKKDVVPWQSTYKYLIHKLIRQGHLKEAFDVLGLMKSNGFPPYINPFVTHILKSGTVDDALGLLNAMSSKEFPSRTVYMRLFQGLFKEGRHEIAQQLLSVSPGSVRNHADVLDLFYKMKIEEPAAAEAAAL